In Centropristis striata isolate RG_2023a ecotype Rhode Island chromosome 5, C.striata_1.0, whole genome shotgun sequence, a single genomic region encodes these proteins:
- the adora1b gene encoding adenosine receptor A1b: protein MPGALLSAQSLYIGMEVVIAVASVLGNVMVVWAVKINKSLRDTTFCFIVSLALADIAVGALVIPLAITISIGLQTHFYSCLLVACTVLVLTQSSILALLAIAIDRYLRVKIPTRYKRVVTTRRAALAVLICWTVAFIVGLTPMLGWNNLNRLQQNGSISSDLVITCQFENVISMDYMVYFNFFGWVLPPLLFMLVIYAEIFYVIHKQLNNKKFTTSHSDPNKYYDKELNLAKSLALVLFLFAVSWLPLHIINCITLFCPECEKPIVLLYIAILLTHGNSAVNPIIYAFRIKKFRSAFRKIWQQYFCCKDTPALEIQPSDRKEMPEPQQATPPPIQPPQPNQKEVSKSETPPQQQEPPPEQQQDQSQPPQQPKEHPPLLEQNDV from the exons ATGCCCGGAGCACTCCTCTCAGCGCAGTCGCTCTACATCGGGATGGAGGTGGTGATCGCCGTGGCGTCGGTGCTCGGGAACGTTATGGTGGTTTGGGCGGTGAAGATTAATAAGTCTCTGCGAGACACCACGTTTTGCTTCATCGTGTCCCTGGCTCTGGCGGATATTGCGGTGGGAGCCCTCGTCATCCCTCTGGCCATCACCATCAGCATCGGACTCCAAACTCACTTCTACAGCTGCCTGCTCGTGGCGTGCACGGTGCTGGTGCTGACGCAAAGTTCAATCCTGGCGCTGCTGGCAATCGCGATTGACCGCTACCTCAGGGTCAAGATCCCGACCAG GTACAAGCGGGTGGTGACAACTCGGCGAGCAGCGCTGGCGGTGCTGATCTGCTGGACGGTGGCCTTCATCGTGGGCCTCACGCCAATGTTGGGCTGGAACAACCTTAATCGTCTGCAGCAGAACGGCTCCATTAGCTCCGACCTGGTCATCACCTGCCAGTTCGAAAACGTCATCAGCATGGACTACATGGTCTACTTCAACTTCTTCGGCTGGGTGCTGCCGCCGCTGCTCTTCATGCTCGTCATCTACGCCGAGATCTTCTACGTGATCCACAAGCAGCTCAACAACAAGAAGTTCACCACCAGCCACTCTGACCCCAACAAGTACTACGACAAGGAACTGAATCTGGCCAAGTCCCTGGCTCTGGTTCTGTTCCTGTTCGCCGTCAGCTGGTTGCCGCTGCACATCATCAACTGCATCACGCTCTTCTGCCCCGAGTGCGAGAAGCCGATCGTGCTGCTCTACATCGCCATCTTGCTCACGCACGGCAACTCCGCCGTCAACCCCATCATCTACGCTTTCCGCATCAAGAAGTTCCGTTCAGCCTTCAGGAAGATCTGGCAGCAATACTTCTGCTGCAAGGACACCCCGGCCCTGGAGATCCAGCCCAGCGACCGGAAAGAGATGCCGGAGCCACAGCAGGCGACACCACCACCGATACAGCCACCGCAGCCTAATCAGAAGGAAGTCTCCAAATCTGAAACCCCACCACAACAACAAGAGCCTCCACCGGAGCAGCAACAGGACCAGAGCCAACCACCACAGCAACCTAAAGAACACCCGCCCTTACTGGAGCAGAACGACGTCTAA